Proteins encoded together in one Pseudomonas sp. ADAK13 window:
- a CDS encoding MarR family winged helix-turn-helix transcriptional regulator, whose protein sequence is MSTENVQNTPIGRQIRELHGALIEIVGAMNRPQRDEVMVREAGIALDRALFPLVVLVERLGPIGVVELADRVGRDYTTVSRQVAKLESLGLVDRQESAKDRRVRESVITPEGKAMTDRVDEARTRMGMAIFANWEQQDIDDLVRLMGKFAADLNDDALVTLSLESE, encoded by the coding sequence GTGTCAACAGAAAACGTGCAAAATACACCTATTGGTCGTCAGATTCGCGAGCTTCACGGGGCGCTGATTGAAATTGTCGGCGCGATGAACCGCCCCCAGCGCGACGAAGTGATGGTCCGCGAGGCCGGGATAGCCCTCGATCGGGCCCTGTTTCCGCTGGTGGTGCTGGTGGAGCGGTTGGGGCCGATCGGCGTTGTGGAGTTGGCCGACCGCGTGGGGCGCGACTACACCACGGTCAGCCGCCAAGTGGCGAAGCTGGAGAGCCTTGGCCTGGTCGACCGCCAGGAAAGCGCCAAGGACCGCCGGGTGCGCGAGTCGGTTATCACCCCAGAGGGCAAGGCGATGACGGATCGGGTGGATGAGGCGCGGACCCGCATGGGCATGGCTATCTTCGCCAACTGGGAGCAGCAGGATATTGATGACCTGGTGCGGCTGATGGGCAAGTTTGCCGCCGACCTCAACGACGATGCGCTGGTCACGCTCAGTCTGGAGAGCGAATAG
- a CDS encoding DUF934 domain-containing protein has translation MQRIIKNNEVVDETWHLLPKDASFDGISNCDDLIVPLALWREHAHALKARDGGLGVWLDADEEAEEIGDDVEHFQVIALNFPAFTDGRNYSNARLLRDRYGYKAELRAIGDVLRDQLFYLRRCGFDAFALRADKDPYEALESLKDFSVTYQAATDEPLPLFRRR, from the coding sequence ATGCAGCGAATCATTAAGAACAACGAAGTCGTCGACGAAACCTGGCACCTGCTGCCCAAGGATGCGAGTTTCGATGGCATCTCCAACTGCGACGACCTGATCGTGCCGCTGGCCCTGTGGCGCGAGCACGCTCACGCCCTGAAAGCCCGCGACGGCGGCCTGGGCGTGTGGCTGGATGCCGATGAAGAAGCCGAAGAGATCGGTGATGACGTGGAGCATTTCCAGGTGATCGCCCTGAACTTCCCGGCCTTCACCGACGGTCGCAACTACTCCAATGCCCGCCTGCTGCGTGACCGCTACGGTTACAAGGCCGAGTTGCGGGCAATTGGCGACGTGCTGCGCGACCAACTGTTCTACCTGCGCCGCTGCGGGTTCGATGCCTTCGCCTTGCGCGCCGACAAAGACCCGTACGAAGCACTGGAAAGCCTCAAGGATTTCTCGGTGACGTACCAGGCTGCAACGGATGAACCGCTGCCGTTGTTCCGCCGCCGGTAA